A DNA window from Anas acuta chromosome 4, bAnaAcu1.1, whole genome shotgun sequence contains the following coding sequences:
- the GFRA4 gene encoding GDNF family receptor alpha-4 isoform X1, whose translation MRGILYFCTLILLEGMAEAVSSSRDCLQAGESCTNDPICSSKFRTLRQCIAGNGANKLGPDAKNQCRSTVTALLSSQLYGCKCKRGMKKEKHCLSVYWSIHHTLMEGQLGMNVLESSPYEPFIRGFDYVRLASITAGSENEVTQVNRCLDAAKACNVDEMCQRLRTEYVSFCIRRLARADTCNRSKCHKALRKFFDRVPPEYTHELLFCPCDDTACAERRRQTIVPACSYESKEKPNCLAPLDSCRENYVCRSRYAEFQFNCQPSLQAASGCRRDSYAACLLAYTGIIGSPITPNYIDNSTSSIAPWCTCNASGNRQEECESFLRLFTDNICLQNAILAFGNGTYLNSAVAPSIPPTTQMYKQERNANRAVATLRENIFEHLQPTKVAGEERLLRGSTRLSSEASSPAAPSLRAESPLHSWLLPSLAVLSLLVM comes from the exons AAGGTATGGCGGAAGCTGTCAGCTCGAGCAGGGACTGCCTCCAAGCAGGCGAGTCCTGCACCAACGACCCCATCTGCAGCTCCAAATTCAGGACCCTCCGGCAATGCATCGCAGGCAACGGAGCCAACAAGCTGGGCCCCGACGCCAAAAACCAGTGCCGGAGCACGGTGACGGCCCTGCTCTCCAGCCAGCTCTACGGCTGCAAGTGCAAGCGGGGCATGAAGAAGGAGAAGCACTGCTTGAGCGTCTACTGGAGCATCCACCACACGCTGATGGAAGGTCAGTTGG GCATGAACGTACTGGAGAGTTCTCCTTACGAGCCCTTCATCAGGGGCTTTGATTATGTCCGACTGGCCTCCATCACAGCAG GCTCTGAGAACGAGGTGACCCAGGTGAACCGCTGCCTGGACGCCGCCAAAGCCTGCAACGTGGACGAGATGTGCCAGCGGCTGCGCACCGAGTACGTCTCCTTCTGCATCCGCCGCCTGGCCCGGGCCGACACCTGCAACCGCTCCAAGTGCCACAAGGCCCTGCGCAAGTTTTTTGACCGCGTGCCGCCCGAGTACACCCACGAGCTCCTCTTCTGCCCCTGCGATGACACGGCCTGCGCCGAGCGCCGGCGGCAGACCATCGTTCCTGCCTGCTCCTACGAGTCCAAGGAGAAACCCAACTGCCTGGCGCCCCTGGACTCCTGCCGGGAGAACTACGTCTGCAG GTCACGCTATGCAGAGTTCCAGTTCAATTGCCAGCCGTCCCTGCAGGCTGCGAGCGGCTGCCGGCGGGACAGTtatgctgcctgcctgctggcatACACCGGCATCATAG gcagccccatCACTCCCAACTACATCGACAACTCGACCTCCAGCATAGCCCCCTGGTGCACGTGCAACGCGAGTGGCAACCGGCAGGAAGAGTGTGAGAGCTTTCTGCGCCTCTTCACCGACAACATCTGTCTCC AAAACGCCATCCTGGCCTTTGGCAATGGGACCTACCTGAACTCAGCTGTGGCCCCGTCCATCCCCCCCACCACACAGATGTACAAGCAGGAGCGAAACGCCAACAGAGCCGTGGCAACCCTCAGAGAGAACATCTTCGAGCACCTCCAGCCGACCAAG GTGGCCGGGGAGGAGCGGCTCCTGCGGGGCTCCACTCGCCTGTCCTCAGAGgcctccagcccagcagctccgtCCCTCCGGGCAGAATCCCCGCTGCACTCATGGCTTCTCCCCTCTCTGGCCGTGCTGAGCCTCCTGGTGATGTGA
- the GFRA4 gene encoding GDNF family receptor alpha-4 isoform X2 yields MRGILYFCTLILLEGMAEAVSSSRDCLQAGESCTNDPICSSKFRTLRQCIAGNGANKLGPDAKNQCRSTVTALLSSQLYGCKCKRGMKKEKHCLSVYWSIHHTLMEGMNVLESSPYEPFIRGFDYVRLASITAGSENEVTQVNRCLDAAKACNVDEMCQRLRTEYVSFCIRRLARADTCNRSKCHKALRKFFDRVPPEYTHELLFCPCDDTACAERRRQTIVPACSYESKEKPNCLAPLDSCRENYVCRSRYAEFQFNCQPSLQAASGCRRDSYAACLLAYTGIIGSPITPNYIDNSTSSIAPWCTCNASGNRQEECESFLRLFTDNICLQNAILAFGNGTYLNSAVAPSIPPTTQMYKQERNANRAVATLRENIFEHLQPTKVAGEERLLRGSTRLSSEASSPAAPSLRAESPLHSWLLPSLAVLSLLVM; encoded by the exons AAGGTATGGCGGAAGCTGTCAGCTCGAGCAGGGACTGCCTCCAAGCAGGCGAGTCCTGCACCAACGACCCCATCTGCAGCTCCAAATTCAGGACCCTCCGGCAATGCATCGCAGGCAACGGAGCCAACAAGCTGGGCCCCGACGCCAAAAACCAGTGCCGGAGCACGGTGACGGCCCTGCTCTCCAGCCAGCTCTACGGCTGCAAGTGCAAGCGGGGCATGAAGAAGGAGAAGCACTGCTTGAGCGTCTACTGGAGCATCCACCACACGCTGATGGAAG GCATGAACGTACTGGAGAGTTCTCCTTACGAGCCCTTCATCAGGGGCTTTGATTATGTCCGACTGGCCTCCATCACAGCAG GCTCTGAGAACGAGGTGACCCAGGTGAACCGCTGCCTGGACGCCGCCAAAGCCTGCAACGTGGACGAGATGTGCCAGCGGCTGCGCACCGAGTACGTCTCCTTCTGCATCCGCCGCCTGGCCCGGGCCGACACCTGCAACCGCTCCAAGTGCCACAAGGCCCTGCGCAAGTTTTTTGACCGCGTGCCGCCCGAGTACACCCACGAGCTCCTCTTCTGCCCCTGCGATGACACGGCCTGCGCCGAGCGCCGGCGGCAGACCATCGTTCCTGCCTGCTCCTACGAGTCCAAGGAGAAACCCAACTGCCTGGCGCCCCTGGACTCCTGCCGGGAGAACTACGTCTGCAG GTCACGCTATGCAGAGTTCCAGTTCAATTGCCAGCCGTCCCTGCAGGCTGCGAGCGGCTGCCGGCGGGACAGTtatgctgcctgcctgctggcatACACCGGCATCATAG gcagccccatCACTCCCAACTACATCGACAACTCGACCTCCAGCATAGCCCCCTGGTGCACGTGCAACGCGAGTGGCAACCGGCAGGAAGAGTGTGAGAGCTTTCTGCGCCTCTTCACCGACAACATCTGTCTCC AAAACGCCATCCTGGCCTTTGGCAATGGGACCTACCTGAACTCAGCTGTGGCCCCGTCCATCCCCCCCACCACACAGATGTACAAGCAGGAGCGAAACGCCAACAGAGCCGTGGCAACCCTCAGAGAGAACATCTTCGAGCACCTCCAGCCGACCAAG GTGGCCGGGGAGGAGCGGCTCCTGCGGGGCTCCACTCGCCTGTCCTCAGAGgcctccagcccagcagctccgtCCCTCCGGGCAGAATCCCCGCTGCACTCATGGCTTCTCCCCTCTCTGGCCGTGCTGAGCCTCCTGGTGATGTGA